The region CAATTAAAGATGATAAGACGTATTTATTAGACTTTGATGAGATAGTTAGAGCATATGCTTTAGATAAAAAAGTATTTGTAAGTACTATGAAAGACACATATGAAATTCGTGAGAGAATCTATGAGCTAGAGGAAAAATTATTCTTGGAAAAGTTTATTAGAATTTCAAGAAGCGAAATTATTAATTTAGATTATATAGAAAAATTAGATTTATCGTTTATAGGGACAATTTCTGTAGAATTAAAAAATGGTGAATATTCATATGTTTCTAGAAGAAAATTAAAGACTTTTAAAACATTACTTGGATTGTAAGGAGGTATTATGAAAAAGTATATAGATAGTTTTTTAATTGGTGTTGGTATAGGGAGTTTAATTGAAG is a window of Sneathia sanguinegens DNA encoding:
- a CDS encoding LytTR family DNA-binding domain-containing protein; protein product: MKVEISIDQKYSNPKVVIYCNEYTSDIQNIYERILSSATKKILAIKDDKTYLLDFDEIVRAYALDKKVFVSTMKDTYEIRERIYELEEKLFLEKFIRISRSEIINLDYIEKLDLSFIGTISVELKNGEYSYVSRRKLKTFKTLLGL